One genomic window of Pocillopora verrucosa isolate sample1 chromosome 8, ASM3666991v2, whole genome shotgun sequence includes the following:
- the LOC131778884 gene encoding CD63 antigen produces the protein MITMAPSHCHERFIIKKLIPLIAGFYLVAGVIMIGVGAHVMRNQITPAKILTSLSIQTAPILLLCAGVWSLLVAVLGFVFICEKSPIENGERKRLKITFIILGVAALLPAFIGGGIGLGNINKVTNTFEPDLKTKLELYGRSGGSMEDVNKLQKEYKCCGVNTFADWRITVWGGRRYDKVPDACCKDETFGCGYCFLDADKTLNRKGCASIVVEKVKKSLLTVGVIGIIIGIVEVILWAVFLGCCCCNANGDEYLSQRSTPSKSQPEQETRDTPSSKERVVSGQSKVVPTPEEDCTPSQQELYTSSRGASHYEHKSDKPSSEGGAESSREESEKPSKEKATYC, from the exons ATGATAACAATGGCCCCAAGCCACTGCCATGAGAGATTCATCATTAAGAAACTGATTCCTCTCATAGCAGGATTTTATCTG GTGGCAGGTGTCATTATGATTGGGGTTGGTGCTCACGTGATGAGGAACCAAATAACTCctgcaaaaattttgacaagcCTAAGCATTCAAACAGCACCCATATTACTCCTCTGTGCTGGAGTTTGGAGCTTGCTAGTGGCAGTTCTtggatttgtttttatttgtgaaaaatcacCTATTGAGAATGGAGAAAGGAAACGACTTAAAATTACA TTCATAATCCTTGGTGTGGCAGCCCTTCTTCCGGCATTTATTGGTGGTGGAATTGGTTTAGGTAACATCAACAAG GTCACAAATACATTTGAACCAGACCTAAAGACAAAACTTGAACTGTATGGAAGGTCAGGGGGCTCCATGGAGGATGTTAATAAATTACAGAAAGAG TATAAATGTTGTGGGGTGAACACCTTTGCTGACTGGCGTATTACTGTTTGGGGAGGACGTAGATACGACAAAGTCCCAGATGCCTGCTGTAAAGATGAGACGTTTGGATGTGGTTACTGCTTTTTAGATGCGGATAAAACACTTAACAGAAAG GGTTGTGCTTCGATTGTCgtggaaaaagtgaaaaaatcttTGCTGACTGTAGGTGTCATTGGAATCATTATTGGTATAGTCGAG GTGATCTTGTGGGCGGTCTTTCTCGGTTGTTGTTGCTGCAATGCAAATGGGGATGAATATTTATCACAGCGTTCAACACCTTCGAAGTCTCAGCCCGAACAAGAGACAAGAGACACGCCCAGCTCCAAGGAAAGGGTTGTCTCTGGACAAAGTAAGGTTGTACCTACTCCAGAGGAAGATTGCACGCCTTCTCAGCAGGAATTATATACCTCTAGTCGTGGTGCTTCGCACTATGAACACAAAAGTGATAAGCCTAGCTCAGAGGGTGGTGCTGAATCGAGTAGAGAGGAAAGTGAAAAGCCGTCTAAAGAGAAAGCCACGTATTGTTAG